The Leptodactylus fuscus isolate aLepFus1 chromosome 1, aLepFus1.hap2, whole genome shotgun sequence nucleotide sequence gatcggaacctggtagcagatctggattgaccaaaaattggattgaccttatatagcctgattgaattgctgtgtcacccacttagcaggggggggggggggggggtacagcattaaaaacatgtTTGACCATATATGACCTgaatgaatgaacggctgtctgcCACTTAGCATTAGGGGGTTcagtggaggaaagctggatgtcgcaTATATggtctgactgaatgaacggccaTCTctcacttagcattggggggtacagcatgtggaaagctggatgtcgtATATATagactgacttaattgctgtgtatcccacttagctttggggggtacagcattaaaaacatgtttgaccatacatggcctgaatgaatgaacggctgtctcccacttagcctCAGGAGGTAGACCCTGAAAACTTGGATTGACATGGacatctggattgagtgtacataacctgactgaatttctgtgtctcccacctaggttttgggggtacacaccctggatatctggattgagtgtacatagccggacgtaattgctctgtatccctgttttggggttacacactgcctgaaaagctgggttcagcctatatggctggactgaattgctctgtatctctgttaggtgtttggggggacactgcctgcaaagctgggttgagcgtatctggctggactgaattgctccgtatccctgatttggggagacaccccttcgactcctctccctgcagtgtatagctctgagacgagctgttgttgttcttcttgcctatctgaagctaatccctatctagccctcagcagcacgtctgtccctatgtctgaaagccggaaaatgaaacgaagatggcggccgatgttcttataaatcagaggtcacatgttttcggcagccaatgggttttttcaattttttttttcaatgcctccgttgtcgtagttcctgtcccacctcctcttcacagttattggtgcaaaaaacgcaccagagaaggtgggaggggatacgaatttttactgcgtttaccacgtagTATtggattggaaacgaatacctcgaacggcctgatattcgattgaatggtgttcgctcatctctaattatgaggtGGGGCATGATTAGGGGGAATTGATAAGGTGGGGGCATATTCAAGGGGATATTATTAGATGGGAGCATATTCAGGTGGGACACTATAAGGTGGGGCTTATTtaggggggacattataaggcGGGGAACTATTAAGAGGAGACATTATGCATTATAAGATGGGGCATATTCAGggcaacattataatgtgggggcatattcaAGGGGACATCATAAAATAGGGAGATGCTAGAAACTTTGGTTTGGGcaagaggtgttttttttttttttttatttggttttattcATTAATTCATTTATTTTGCAGTCATTAAttagttaaccctttcatgctgcagccattttacctttcttcaatttttgtttttttgctccctgctttccaaaagccacagattttttttagttttccgtTCACACAGCTGAGGGCTCATTttttgtggaacagattgtactttttagtggtaccatttaattttctgtaccatgtactgggaagttgcAAAACTATTCAGAGTGCGGTAGATGTAGGAAAAAACGGAACTTGGTGTTCGCTGTGGAGATTTCAGAGGCTTTGATTCTTTATTTTGGTTAAACTTTTTTTGGAACTGTCAATACATCAAGTGTGATGGCCATTGTAAGGATACGCCATCAATAGGAGCCCTTTGGCTAAGAGCAAGGACTGGTTATTATTGATAACAGTGAAAGCAGATATTAACATTAAGTGGTATTAAAATGCACAACACGAGCAACAGATAACTCAATGCTCAGTATTTATGTACAGAACCAACAGGTAGACGGGATCCATGAAAAAAGGGTATTCTGTTGTGAGAAGTCTTCAGTATAATTCACCCTGTAACATATAGAAGTAATAGTAATATAGAAATAAGAGGAAATctgaatattcaatatatttaGCTAATGACATTAATAACAACCAGACAACAAAGTTCTCATTAACACCATaaagattacattacttatagttGACATCACTAGGACTATaaaataactgctataatactgccgcctatgtacaagaatataactaaataaAGAAGATAGGTCCAAACAGGTAGTTTGAAGGATCCGCAACTCATGGACGTGTAAAATCCAAGTTTTTATTTCATAGCTTTTTTTAAAATTGAGCCACAACAGGCAAAAAACACATAACAGCTTGACAAGAAGACATAGTGAAAAAGGTATAAAAATGTGAATTAAAACCGcttaactgacgcgtttcggaactattTATCGTTCCTTACTCATAGTTCAATCCAGCCTGGATTGAACTATGAGTAAGGAACGATAAATAGTTCCAAAACGCGTTAAGAATATtgttaagaatataactactataatactacccactatgtacaagaatataactactataatactgccccctatgtacaagaatataactactataatactgccccctatgtacaagaatataactactataatactgccccctatgtacaagaatataactactataatactgctcctatgtacaagaatataactactataatactacctcctatgtacaagaatataactagtataatactgcctcctatatacaagaatataactactataatactactcctatgtacaagaatataactactataatactgctcctatgtacaagaatacaactactataatactaccctctatgtacaagaatataactactataatactacctcctatgtacaagaatataactactataatactgctcctatgtacaagaatataactactataatactgctcctatgtacaagaatataactactataatactgctcctatatacaagaatataactactataatactactcctatgtacaagaatataactactataatactgcctcatatgtacaagaatataactactataatactgcccctatgtacaagaatataactactataatactacctcctatgtacaagaatagaactactataatactactcctatgtacaagaatataactactataatactgctcctatgtacaagaatacaactactataatactgctcctatgtacaagaatataactactataatactgctcctatgtacaagaatataactactataatactgctcctatgtacaagaatataactactataatactgctcctatgtacaagaatataactactataatactgctcctatgtacaagaatataactactataatactgcctgctatgtacaagaatataactactataatactgctcctatgtacaagaatataactactataatactgccccatatgcacaagaatataactactataatactgcctcctatatacaagaatataactactataatactgctcctatatacaagaatataactactataatactacctcctatgtacaagaatataactactataatagtacctcctatgtacaagaatataactactataatactgctcctatgtacaagaatataactactataatactgcccctatgtacaagaatataactactataatactgcccctatgtacaagaatataactactataatagtacctcctatgtacaagaatataactactataatactgctcctatgtacaagaatataactactataatactgctcctatgtacaagaatataactactataatactgctcctatgtacaagaatacaactactataatactgcccctatgtacaagaatataactactataatactgctcctatgtacaagaatataactactataatactgctcctatgtacaagaatataactactataatactgctcctatgtacaagaatataactactataatactgctcctatgtacaagaatataactactataatactgctcctatgtacaagaatataactactataatactgctcctatgtacaagaatataactactataatactgctcctatgtacaagaatataactactataatactgctcctatgtacaagaatataactactataatactgctcctatgtacaagaatataactactataatactgctcctatgtacaagaatataactactataatactgctcctatgtacaagaatataactactataatactgctcctatgtacaagaatataactactataatactgctcctatgtacaagaatataactactataatactgctcctatgtacaagaatataactactataatactgcctgctatgtacaagaatataactactataatactgctcctatgtacaagaatataactactataatactgccccatatgcacaagaatataactactataatactgcctcctatatacaagaatataactactataatactgctcctatatacaagaatataactactataatactactcctatgtacaagaatataactactataatagtacctcctatgtacaagaatataactactataatactgctcctatgtacaagaatataactactataatactgcccctatgtacaagaatataactactataatactgcccctatgtacaagaatataactactataatagtacctcctatgtacaagaatataactactataatactgctcctatgtacaagaatataactactataatactgctcctatgtacaagaatataactactataatactgctcctatgtacaagaatacaactactataatactgcccctatgtacaagaatataactactataatactgctcctatgtacaagaatataactactataatactgctcctatgtacaagaatataactactataatactactcctatgtacaagaatataactactataatactgctcctatgtacaagaatacaactactataatactgcccctatgtacaagaatataattactataatactactcctatgtacaagaatataactactataatactacctcctatgtacaagaatataactactataatactgcccctatgtacaagaatataactactataatactgctcctatgtacaagaatataactactataatactgctcctatgtacaagaatataactactataatactgctcctatatacaagaatataactactataatactgctcctatgtacaagaatataactactataatactgcccctatgtacaagaatataactactataatactgcccctatgtacaagaatataactactataatagtacctcctatgtacaagaatataactactataatactgccccctatgtacaagaatataactactataatactactcctatgtacaagaatgtaactactataatagtacctcctatgtacaagaatataactactataatactgctcctatgtacaagaatataactactataatactgcccctatgtacaagaatataactagaagtataatcttgtcaaaccgaaggttcgatataagggtccgcgactcacagcttgtaaaaacttttctttttatttcatccttttaaaatttctgtttgccaccataggctgaagtatacatttaaacacaaaaaaacatagtgtagacaaggtagacactggacatggtgagttaaaaaccgctagaatataactactacaatactgctcctatgtacaagaatataactactataatactgccccatatgtacaagaatataactactataatactgcctcctatatacaagaatataactactatattactgatcctatatacaagaatataactactataatactactcctatgtacaagaatataactactataatactgctcctatgtataagaatataactactataatactgctcctatgtacaagactataactactataatactgcccctatgtacaagaatataactactataatactgctcctatgtacaagaatataactactataatactgccccctatgtacaagaatataactactataatactactcctatgtacaagaatataactactataatagtacctcctatgtacaagaatataactactataatactgctcctatgtacaagaatataactactataatactgcccctatgtacaagaatataactactataatagtacctcctatgtacaagaatataactactataatactgctcctatgtacaagaatataactactataatactgctcctatgtacaagaatataactactataatactgctcctatgtacaagaatacaactactataatactgcccctatgtacaagaatataactactataatactgctcctatgtacaagaatataactactataatactgctcctatgtacaagaatataactactataatactacctcctatgtacaagaatataactactataatactgctcctatgtacaagaatataactactataatactgctcctatgtacaagaatacaactactataatactgcccctatgtacaagaatataactactataatactactcctatgtacaagaatataactactataatactacctcctatgtacaagaatataactactataatactgcccctatgtacaagaatataactactataatactgctcctatgtacaagaatataactactataatactgctcctatgtacaagaatataactactataatactgctcctatgtacaagaatataactactataatactgctcctatgtacaagaatataactactataatactggcacTAGGGTAGAGATCACAATAAATCCATTCTATATTGAGGCAAGATAAAGAGAGACATATGATAATTGACCACCGTGGGGTATACTATAATGCAGTGTATAACCTATATAAAATCTGATGTGGTGTTTTTCTGGCTTTTTGTGACTTTGTATCTTTGTGACTTTGCCTTTATTTAGCTTCCTTGATGATTTAATCACATTTGGCCGGTTTGTCGCTTTCTGAAGTATTTCATctttggtaacattacagtgtagCAATATGTATGTCTCATTGCTTCTTGAGTAATCTGTATATATTAAGGTGTGCGAGCGTATTACAACATTTCTAGCTGTCATGTTCTTGGATGAAAGATTTCCAGCTTCAAATGAATGTcatattttcttttcttattaCCATGAAGATAACATGACGCTTACTTACTGATATAACACTTTGCAAAAGTTTAATCCCACATGGAAAGTGTTAGTAATTCGGAATGGTTTCAGAAATAGAATAATTAATAGTTTATttgttgtgacctttgccctttgccttccatcagttcttctcggtacttgcagacagtgttTGGcttccaccatcttggagaactaagcccagatcttctgtggatctaggcttgctccaatccatctggcTCTttgtgtcatcccagacagactggatgctgTTGAAATCAGGGCTATGACTGtgcggccatatcatcacttccaccaTATTCCAATGCTTCTTGCAGATACTTATTATTATCCTGCGCTCCAGCCCTTCGCCAAACAAATTGTCTCCTGTTACAGCCATAAATTTCACATCCGGAGCACCTACTGCCATTATTCTTTATCCCACTTCCTATGTTTCATGCATAGTTGAGTTGCTTGGCATTGTCACCATGTTGAATGTATAACGTTCTCTACCAGCAGTTCTTCCATGAAGACCACTTCTGGCTAGACTTCTCCGAGCAGTAGATGGGTGTACCTGGGTCCTACCAGTCCCTGCCAGTTCTGTGTTGATGACACTCCTGGACATCTTCCGATTTCAGTGGGTAGTAAGCATAATGTGTCTTTCATCTGCTACACTAAGCTTCACTTTTCCTCTGGGGAAGATCTGCCACTTCTTTGCACTACACAGACAGCCCGTTGAGTTCAATGGACACCTTGTagtgcttcatttctcctgttgTGGCACTGCAAGGAAATTGCACTCACAGAATTTTATACAACTTTGGGGTGAAGAAGACTCCATATACATCATCTATAGACCTCTGGTTGTATTTGGTCGGCAATAATCTTGTAGATAATAAATCTAACACCAAAGATGAGTCACATAAGGAATAAATCTAACCCACCTTTGCAGTATACACTGACATCCTCCGCGTGGGTGCAGTCATGGTAGGACCACATGCGATGCTTGCATTTTTCCAGTGACGGTTCATCTCCATTACACTGCACATCATCCAACCAGATTTTTCCACGTGATTGACCAAACCTCTTTCTCCTCTGCTTGTATGGCTGGGAGGATCCACACTGTATCTGACTACAGGTAACATTGGCGTCCTTGTCATCCCATTCGTCATCACATACGCTCCCCCACTGCCCATCATGATAGACCTCCAACCTCCCAATGCATCTGCTGGGACCGTCCACCAGTCTGACCTCAAAGGGTTCTAGAGGTAAAGAAAAGATTCAAGAAATATGTAGGAGGAAAATCATCTATCATCTGAAGATCTATAGATAAAACTATTTACATGGAAAATAGAtggtctgtctatcatctatctatctatctatctatctatctatctatctatctatccatctatctcctatctatctctcatctatctatctatcatctatctatctatctatctatctatctatctatctatctacctttctcatatctatctatctatctatctatctatctaccaatctcatatctatctatctatctatctatctatctatctatctatctatccatccatccatccatccatccacttcTCTCTATAAGCTAACGTTACAATGTAATGAATGATGTCCTACCTTGGCAGATCACCCAGACATCTTGCTGGTGGACACATTTATGTTTGGACAGGGAGGACACTGAACATTTGGACAGAGACGTCTCATCCCCATTACATTTCACCTCATTCATCCAGATGGCGCCTGATCCTTTTTTCATCCAACCACATGGCATATAGGATATTGGGGCCCCACAATGCAGCTGCTTGCACACCACCTTGGAGTTCTTTATGCTCCAGTTGTAATCGCACACGGTGGCCCATTCTCCATCATGTTCCACCTCCAGTCTTCCACTGCAACGGTTATTCCCGCTGACCAGATTGACTTTCAAGAGCTCTTCTGTGATACAGTATACAAGAATACGAGTACATACTGACGGCATATAGACGGATCTATATACTTTGTAACATATAGCGGTAACTATCATAGGTTtagcttaaaggggatttccaggagTCAAATATTGATATCCTATCTTTAGAATAGATCATTAATATTAGATTGGtagtagtccatcccccagcacCCCTAATGATCAACTCCACTTTCACTGCCTGTGATGTCAGTGCATTGGTCATATAGCCCGATGGCAGCTAAAGTGAAAAAGattaaactgcaataccaagcacagccactgtacagaatatggcgctgtgtttggtaatcAGCAAAGATCCTGTAGTGCCGTAGTCCCTTGAGATGACTGGTCGATTGGGTTTGTTGGAGGCCAGACTCCCACAgatgtgatattgatgacttatcctaaggtctATTTTAATCCAGGAAACCCGTAACAACCTTTAAGAATATCGGACCCATGCAAAATTGTTCTTTTGTTCAAATTCTGTATGCATAGAAATAGATATGTGTAGCACTTACCTGAAAATGCAAAGCCAAAAAgtaaggctgaaaaaaaaaagggaaaacacaCTTAGAACTAGAGATACGGAGTATTCTTAAAGTGCCACTTTtggatactgtatattataataatgctCCAAAGCATTACTGATAAGGAATTTAGCCCTACATGAGACGGTGAGTCCTGACAATATCTGTTGAATGGTCAGTAACTTTTCAGAcgacttagtctcatttaatagagcacgTGGTTTTGGACTAAAATATATTAAACTTAAtttaatgttgctgttttctacaTGAAAACCTCTCTAAATTTGCTTTCTTCTAGctcatttgctgttcactcccagttactagggaagttccatCCATAGATAAATTGGCTTTAAGACAGAAGCacagtgaggggagggggagggcctGTTCTCTCTTCAGACAATGAATGCAGATGGGGGGGACTGTTTTACGGACGGTCTGTACCTGTCTGCAAACTGTTATCCTTGCCTTGACACTGGAACCTTTGTATTGTAAGGAAAGTttactacttctatgtacttctctgactagctgcttgtgtaatTGCTGAatggatgttagtcatagacagtaagCAAATTcccttattgtgctcagatttcaCTGTTTTTCCGTGTTAGGGTTCTTTTTAGCAGCATCATGTTCTGTATTTGCAGTGCAGTATCCTTGGATATCCTTTATTATGTTCTGTTGGGTTTTTCCTCAGCTATTTATttactattttacagttactcctggcagaattacatgtaaatagagatgagcgaacactgctcggatcagccgttccgaacagcatgctcccatagaaatgaatggaatcacctggcacggcgaccggccgccggcaaagtttacgtgccaggtgcttccattcatttctatgggagcatgctgttcggaacggctgatccgaacagtgttcgctcatctctacatgtaaaCCAACCAGtaatagtagtaatggatagggtTGGAGGGCAGACTACTCCTTACTGTACATGCCAACAACCTCAGGCAATATAGTAAAATGTGCTGCGGCCATAATGGGGCTAATAGCAGCAAAAAATTGATAGTACACCATGTATGAGGGCTTATACAGTTATAGAACAGAATGCTTAGCAAGACCCTGCCCATATTTCAACATTTGATGAAAACTCGGGTGCACTATAAGCACTGCGGAATAGGGTAGTGCTATAAATGAGCATAATAAATCTTAATAATATGTATATAGAGCCGGCATATCATACAAATGATAGGGTTCATGATCAAAAGAGACATTATAGGGTTATAAACCAGTTCGCACAATAAGAGGAAGGACCCTGACccagagagcttacaatctaaagagGTAAAAGTGCTTGTGCAATGGTCCAGCCGTCTGGATAACATAAATAATATTGCATGACCCCATCGCCAGCTGGTATCTATGTGTGTACAGATCCAAAGTGCAATAACGTGCAGGCTTACTGGTAGATGAGGGCACCGGGGTCTAAGGAATAATAGAATGGACAGGAAAGAGAAGGGTTATTCTAGTAAGCGTAGGCGGAGAAGAGGAAGATAAATGAATAAGATAAACCAACATGAAAGATGTGTTTTTAGGGCATGTGAACTATGGAACGGGTGGAGATAAAAATCATACCGCCACATAGCAAAAGAGTGAAGTCTACCTTTCTATAAACAATTCAGGGTAAAGAAGGAAAGTGTTTGTAAAAATAATGTCATTTCttacaagtataaaaaaaattcctgcagCATTACTTCCAAGGGCCGGGAGCAGCCGCTAGATCCGGAAGATACTCCAATTCCGGGGATTAACCCACTAGATGCagtgatcaatagcaatcacgGCATCCAGGGGGTCCGAGAGAAAGATGCCCTCCCTCGGACCTGAGGGGTCTCCATGGCAGTCAGGAGGCCGGGCACCAGCCTAGGCACATATCCCGTGAAAAAATATCTACCGCAAAATGTGATATACCGCTTGCCATTTCAGGATCTCTAGATTGGTGGTCACAAAGTGAAATGCAATGTCTCAACGCAGAGTGATCATCACCATAAGAAGTTCTAGTCAGGCCCCCTACCCCACAGGATCATGTTCCCAGATTTTAAGGCTCAATCTACACTTATAACTGGATGCTGCCTGCATGGGATATGTCTCTTAATGGACTAAAAGTGCAGAATGTCATTGAACATCAACCTCAGATCCAGAACCATGGACAAGGGGCAGAGCAAAGAACATAAGGAACGATTTGGGCAGACACCTACCCTCAGGATCTGGGAGTGGGGCTCCAGTTCCAGATGCCCACCCCTATACACTACAGATCTGTATACaatatacaacccctttaaaggggtctcTGAGACTGGACACTGATGCCTAATAAGTCAccaatatcagactggtgggggCCAACACCTGTGCCCCCTTTgtacatacactgtgtagtggccgcaTCATTGCCATCCACTTAAAGGTACTAGGCACAGACACAACTATATATGGTGACCATATTGTATAAAGTGTATTCACAATAGTTACAACCGATGAATTGTCCATATCCTAGATATAACAGACACTCACCTACGAGTATCAGCCCCGTCCCCTTCATAGCTCCAGCTATAAGTCCGTCACATGATGTAACACTTTATATGTTGAGGATATACGTGGGGTCAGCACATTTACACATTTACTGCTGATCTCAAATAGAAACCAAATGATTTTGGGATTTTGCTGCCAAGTTATGTCAGTAACTATATAATATGGTGACATAAGTGGCCCCAACATATCCAGCCGTCCTTCATATCTGCACCGTATGGCAATACTATCAGTGTGAAGGCAATGCAAGGGTCTTCTATGACCGAGTGCCAGTCTCATCTACCAAACTATGTAATAACAAGTCATCATCATCTTTATAACCTGGACACTCAACTCGTCTTAACATATATAGGAATGTTACCAGACAGTATTTTACATTGCAAACCCCAGTATATCACAGGGACACGCCGATACACCTCCCCACAATTTAATGGGCACCATCTTTGGCACCTGTACTGTGAGGTTGCTCATTGCCAGTAGGTAGAGGCTGCTGGAAGTATCTGGCACCACCAATGCTGGTAGTGATGTCCTCCTAACTTGGACAGAAAATGGAAAGACTGGAGATatcttaaaggggcactccagtGATTTCTCAGTATATTTTCTGAAAGTTGATCCCCTCAGTGGTAATAGTTGTCTATTCACAGTGGCTTTTCTTATCCTTCTTTCACCTTCTTCAATAAGTCCCATGATCACTGTGTCACCATTTTTGAGAACTATTGAGAACTAGCATGTGGCTTCAGATACATCAAAGTTCTGCCCCAATATTCTttcctacctcttctgtcttctttccTCCCTTCTCTTTCTCTGCCGCTCACATAATCTTCTCCATATAGCCCACAGGGGCAGAGGGTACAGTTGCACCCAAGGGGTCCCATATGGTGTCTATTCCCAATATGAGGATTAGTAATATACATGACATATCATAGTTGTGGAGCGCAGAACAGATTTGGCATTGAGAACAAGGAGCTTCACATTAAGAGTTCTTCTCTCACAGTCAGGACATCATGCCACCATTACCTTCTCCAGTGATACACAACTGGAACGACCTTGCAAGGACATTTGGAACCATTGTCCATGCAGTCTAAAGTCCTGGAAGACATACGTGCAGGTAATAGACATAGGTgcgggtactagacatgggtataggtgCTATACATGGGCACAGGTAATAGACATAGGTgcgggtactagacatgggtacaggtaatagacatgtgtctgggtactagacatgggtacatgtGCTAGACATacatacaggtactagacataggtgcaggtgctagacatgggta carries:
- the LOC142197684 gene encoding CD5 antigen-like, with protein sequence MKGTGLILVALLFGFAFSEELLKVNLVSGNNRCSGRLEVEHDGEWATVCDYNWSIKNSKVVCKQLHCGAPISYMPCGWMKKGSGAIWMNEVKCNGDETSLSKCSVSSLSKHKCVHQQDVWVICQEPFEVRLVDGPSRCIGRLEVYHDGQWGSVCDDEWDDKDANVTCSQIQCGSSQPYKQRRKRFGQSRGKIWLDDVQCNGDEPSLEKCKHRMWSYHDCTHAEDVSVYCKVFLWPMFGIIVRQNRLTEINVQVEVQI